In the Clostridium beijerinckii genome, one interval contains:
- the gap gene encoding type I glyceraldehyde-3-phosphate dehydrogenase: MVNVAINGFGRIGRLALRLMINNPEFNVVAINDLTDAKMLAHLFKYDSAQGRFDGEIEVKEGAFVVNGKEIKVTADAKPENLPWGELNVDIVLECTGFFASKKSASAHIAAGAKKVVISAPAGNDLPTVVYNVNHDILKAEDTVISGASCTTNCLAPMAKVLSDDFGLTKGFMTTIHSYTNDQNTLDAPHRKGDLRRARAAAASIIPNSTGAAKAIGLVIPELAGKLDGGAQRVPTITGSLTELVCTLSKKVTVDEVNAAMKAAATESFGYTEDEIVSCDIIGSSFGSLFDGTQTKVMEVNGEQLVKVAAWYDNEMSYTNQLIRTLGYFANLK; the protein is encoded by the coding sequence ATGGTAAACGTAGCAATTAATGGTTTTGGAAGAATAGGAAGATTAGCTTTAAGATTAATGATTAACAACCCTGAATTTAATGTGGTTGCAATCAACGACTTAACAGATGCTAAAATGTTAGCTCATTTATTTAAATATGATTCAGCTCAAGGAAGATTCGATGGAGAAATCGAAGTTAAAGAAGGAGCTTTCGTAGTTAATGGAAAAGAAATTAAGGTTACTGCTGATGCTAAGCCTGAAAACTTACCATGGGGAGAATTAAACGTAGATATCGTTTTAGAATGTACTGGATTCTTTGCATCAAAGAAATCAGCTTCAGCTCATATCGCAGCTGGTGCTAAGAAAGTTGTTATTTCAGCTCCTGCAGGAAATGATCTACCAACAGTAGTTTACAATGTAAACCACGACATCTTAAAGGCAGAAGATACAGTTATTTCAGGTGCTTCATGTACTACTAACTGTTTAGCTCCAATGGCTAAAGTATTAAGTGATGATTTTGGATTAACAAAAGGTTTCATGACTACAATTCACTCATACACTAACGATCAAAATACTTTAGATGCTCCACACAGAAAAGGTGATTTAAGAAGAGCTAGAGCTGCTGCAGCTTCTATCATTCCTAACTCAACTGGTGCTGCTAAAGCAATCGGATTAGTTATTCCAGAATTAGCTGGAAAATTAGATGGTGGTGCTCAAAGAGTTCCAACAATCACTGGTTCATTAACTGAATTAGTTTGTACTTTATCTAAGAAAGTTACTGTAGATGAAGTTAACGCTGCTATGAAAGCTGCTGCAACTGAATCTTTCGGATACACTGAAGATGAAATAGTTTCTTGCGATATAATCGGAAGCAGCTTCGGTTCATTATTCGATGGTACTCAAACTAAAGTTATGGAAGTTAATGGAGAACAATTAGTTAAAGTAGCTGCTTGGTACGATAACGAAATGTCATACACTAACCAATTAATCAGAACTTTAGGATACTTCGCTAACTTAAAGTAA
- a CDS encoding phosphoglycerate kinase, translating into MNFNKKTIEDIEVSGKKVLVRCDFNVPLKDGAITDENRLVGALPTIKYLVEKGAKVILCSHLGKDASKSLAPVATRLSEMLGKEVIFARDEEVVGENAKKAVSEMKDGDIVLLENTRCRKEETKNIPEFSKELASLADVFVNDAFGTAHRAHCSTVGVTDYLDTAVCGYLIQKELKFLGNAVESPVRPFVAILGGAKVSDKIAVINNLLDKVNTIIIGGGMAYTFLKAQGYEIGTSLVEEDRLEYAKEMVAKAAEKGVKFLLPVDHRVAAEFKDVEATITEDQNIPVGNMGLDIGPKTETLYADAIKDAKTVIWNGPMGVFEFENYNKGTIAVAKAMADADATTIIGGGDSAAAVNILGFGDKMTHISTGGGASLEFLEGKVLPGIAALND; encoded by the coding sequence ATGAATTTCAATAAGAAAACAATTGAAGATATTGAAGTAAGTGGAAAAAAAGTACTAGTAAGATGTGACTTTAACGTACCACTTAAAGATGGAGCTATAACTGATGAAAATAGATTGGTAGGAGCTCTTCCAACTATTAAATATTTAGTAGAAAAAGGTGCAAAGGTTATTCTTTGTTCACATTTAGGAAAAGATGCTTCAAAATCATTAGCACCAGTAGCTACAAGATTAAGCGAAATGCTAGGGAAAGAAGTTATTTTTGCTAGAGATGAAGAAGTTGTTGGCGAAAACGCTAAAAAAGCAGTTTCAGAAATGAAAGATGGAGACATCGTTTTATTAGAAAACACAAGATGCAGAAAAGAAGAAACTAAGAACATTCCAGAATTCTCTAAAGAATTAGCTTCATTAGCTGATGTATTTGTTAATGACGCATTTGGAACAGCTCATAGAGCTCACTGTTCAACTGTTGGTGTAACTGATTACTTAGATACAGCTGTATGTGGATACTTAATCCAAAAAGAATTAAAATTCTTAGGAAATGCAGTTGAAAGTCCAGTAAGACCATTCGTTGCTATCTTAGGTGGAGCTAAAGTTTCTGATAAAATCGCTGTTATAAACAATCTTTTAGATAAAGTTAACACAATTATTATCGGTGGAGGAATGGCTTATACATTCTTAAAAGCTCAAGGATATGAAATCGGAACTTCATTAGTTGAAGAAGATAGACTTGAATATGCTAAAGAAATGGTTGCTAAGGCTGCTGAAAAAGGAGTTAAATTCTTATTACCAGTAGATCACAGAGTTGCTGCAGAATTTAAAGATGTAGAAGCTACAATTACTGAAGATCAAAATATTCCAGTAGGAAACATGGGATTGGATATTGGACCAAAGACAGAAACTTTATATGCTGATGCAATTAAAGATGCTAAGACTGTAATTTGGAATGGACCAATGGGTGTATTTGAATTCGAAAACTATAATAAAGGAACAATTGCAGTAGCTAAGGCTATGGCTGATGCAGATGCTACTACTATAATTGGTGGTGGAGATTCAGCTGCTGCTGTTAATATTTTAGGATTTGGAGATAAGATGACTCACATTTCAACAGGTGGTGGAGCATCATTAGAATTCTTAGAAGGTAAAGTATTACCAGGAATCGCTGCATTAAACGACTAA
- the tpiA gene encoding triose-phosphate isomerase, which translates to MRKAIIAGNWKMNKTIDEAVKMVEELKPLVKDATCDVVVCPTFVCLDAVKKAVAGSNIKVAAQNMHFEESGAFTGEVAPGMLEAMGIDYVVLGHSERREYFNETDEALNKKVKKAFEHNITPILCCGESLEQRENGTTNKVIEAQIKADIAGLTNEQVEKLVIAYEPIWAIGTGKTATDEQANETIKAIRAMVAEMYGSESAEKTRIQYGGSVKPNTIKAQMEMSDIDGALVGGASLVPADFAAIVNY; encoded by the coding sequence ATGAGAAAAGCAATTATCGCAGGAAACTGGAAAATGAATAAAACTATTGATGAAGCAGTTAAAATGGTAGAAGAATTAAAGCCATTAGTTAAAGATGCTACATGTGATGTAGTTGTATGTCCTACATTTGTATGTTTAGATGCTGTTAAAAAGGCTGTAGCTGGTTCAAATATAAAGGTTGCTGCACAAAACATGCATTTTGAAGAAAGTGGAGCTTTCACAGGAGAAGTTGCTCCAGGAATGCTTGAAGCTATGGGAATAGATTATGTTGTTTTAGGTCATAGTGAAAGAAGAGAATACTTCAATGAAACTGATGAAGCATTAAACAAAAAAGTTAAGAAAGCTTTCGAACATAATATTACTCCAATACTTTGTTGTGGAGAATCTTTAGAACAAAGAGAAAACGGAACTACTAATAAAGTTATTGAAGCTCAAATAAAAGCTGATATAGCTGGATTAACTAATGAACAAGTAGAAAAACTTGTTATTGCTTACGAACCAATCTGGGCAATTGGAACAGGAAAAACTGCTACTGATGAACAAGCAAATGAAACAATCAAAGCTATAAGAGCTATGGTTGCTGAAATGTATGGATCAGAATCAGCTGAAAAAACAAGAATTCAATACGGTGGATCAGTTAAACCAAATACAATAAAAGCACAAATGGAAATGTCTGATATAGACGGAGCATTAGTTGGTGGAGCTAGCTTAGTTCCAGCTGATTTCGCTGCAATAGTTAATTATTAG
- a CDS encoding protein kinase, whose product MKKNFAYSADFDEYTEKLFREAKYLGEGNNGVVYELPNKKAIKIFLRKKVCNDEGSILAKTNGSKYFPYMYKRGKFYVIRDLVDGIRLDKHIKENGLSERLVRNIYELLLEFKRLKFKKLDIRCKDVYVSEDEKLMIIDPKKAYTRKVDYPRHLMKGLCKVGVLDEFFECIKKIDAKKAASWELKFRRYCGAKNLSILDDD is encoded by the coding sequence ATGAAAAAGAATTTTGCATATTCTGCTGATTTTGATGAGTATACAGAAAAATTATTTAGAGAGGCTAAGTATCTAGGTGAGGGAAACAATGGTGTGGTTTATGAGTTGCCAAATAAAAAAGCTATCAAAATATTTCTGAGGAAAAAGGTATGTAATGATGAAGGCAGTATTCTTGCTAAAACTAATGGATCAAAATACTTTCCCTATATGTATAAGCGAGGAAAATTCTATGTGATAAGGGACTTGGTGGATGGAATAAGGCTTGATAAGCATATTAAGGAAAATGGATTAAGTGAAAGATTAGTTAGAAACATATATGAACTATTATTAGAGTTCAAGAGACTTAAATTTAAGAAATTAGATATAAGATGTAAAGATGTTTATGTCTCAGAGGATGAAAAACTTATGATAATAGATCCTAAAAAGGCGTATACTAGAAAGGTTGATTATCCAAGACACTTAATGAAAGGATTATGCAAAGTTGGTGTATTGGATGAATTTTTTGAATGTATAAAAAAAATAGACGCAAAGAAAGCTGCATCATGGGAATTAAAATTTAGAAGATATTGTGGGGCAAAAAATTTATCGATATTAGATGATGATTAA
- the gpmI gene encoding 2,3-bisphosphoglycerate-independent phosphoglycerate mutase produces the protein MSKKPVMLMILDGFGIAPKSEGNAVTLAKKPNLDKLFEKYPTSQLQASGLAVGLPEGQMGNSEVGHLNIGSGRIVYQELTRITKAIADGDFFENESLKLAMTNAKKTGSSLHLMGLLSDGGVHSHIEHLRGLLEFAKKEEVQNVYVHAFMDGRDVPPSSGQEFIEKTEKMMAEVGVGKIATVSGRYYAMDRDNRWERVELAYNALVLGKGETASSATEAIEKSYHDNKTDEFVLPTVVTENGNPTANIKNGDSVIFFNFRPDRAREITRAINDKEFAGFKRETLDLTFVTMTQYDKTLERVNVAYTPQTLSNTLGEYVSNKGLNQLRIAETEKYAHVTFFFNGGVEKENPGEDRKVIPSPKVATYDLKPEMSAYEVTDELLDRLDSDKYDMVILNFANPDMVGHTGVVEAAVKAIEAVDECVGKIADKILEKNGCLFITADHGNAETMIDFSTGTPYTAHTTHEVPFVWVANDTEGKKLSNGKLADIAPTMLVQLGLEVPTEMTGENLIVNK, from the coding sequence ATGTCAAAAAAACCTGTTATGTTAATGATATTAGATGGTTTTGGGATTGCACCAAAATCAGAAGGAAATGCTGTAACTTTAGCGAAAAAGCCAAATTTAGATAAACTATTCGAAAAATACCCAACTTCACAATTACAAGCTAGTGGCTTAGCTGTTGGATTACCAGAAGGTCAAATGGGTAATTCAGAAGTTGGTCACTTAAATATCGGATCTGGTAGAATAGTATACCAAGAATTAACAAGAATTACAAAAGCAATAGCAGATGGAGATTTTTTTGAGAACGAATCATTAAAATTAGCTATGACTAATGCTAAAAAGACAGGATCGTCTTTACATTTAATGGGCTTATTATCAGATGGTGGAGTTCATTCACATATAGAACATTTAAGAGGTCTTTTAGAATTTGCTAAAAAAGAAGAAGTTCAAAATGTTTATGTTCATGCATTTATGGATGGAAGAGATGTTCCACCTTCATCAGGACAAGAATTCATTGAAAAAACTGAAAAGATGATGGCCGAAGTAGGGGTAGGTAAGATTGCAACTGTAAGTGGTAGATACTATGCAATGGATAGAGATAATAGATGGGAAAGAGTTGAGCTTGCATATAATGCTTTAGTTTTAGGAAAAGGTGAAACTGCAAGTAGTGCAACTGAAGCTATAGAAAAATCATATCATGATAATAAAACTGATGAATTTGTATTACCAACAGTTGTAACTGAAAATGGTAATCCAACTGCAAATATTAAAAATGGAGATTCAGTTATATTCTTTAACTTTAGACCAGATAGAGCAAGAGAAATAACTAGAGCTATTAATGATAAAGAATTTGCAGGATTCAAGAGAGAAACTCTAGATCTTACTTTTGTAACAATGACTCAATATGATAAGACTCTAGAAAGAGTAAATGTTGCATATACTCCTCAAACTTTAAGTAATACTCTTGGAGAATATGTAAGTAATAAGGGCTTAAATCAATTAAGAATAGCAGAAACTGAGAAATATGCTCACGTTACTTTCTTCTTTAACGGTGGAGTAGAGAAAGAAAATCCAGGTGAAGACAGAAAAGTTATACCTTCACCAAAGGTTGCAACTTATGATTTAAAACCAGAAATGAGTGCATATGAAGTAACAGATGAATTACTAGATAGATTAGATAGCGATAAGTATGATATGGTAATTCTAAACTTTGCTAATCCAGATATGGTAGGTCACACAGGAGTTGTTGAGGCTGCAGTTAAAGCAATCGAAGCAGTTGACGAATGTGTAGGAAAGATTGCAGATAAAATTTTAGAAAAGAATGGATGCTTATTTATCACTGCGGATCATGGTAATGCTGAAACTATGATAGATTTTTCAACAGGAACCCCATATACAGCGCATACTACACATGAAGTGCCATTTGTTTGGGTTGCAAATGATACTGAAGGTAAGAAATTAAGCAACGGAAAACTTGCTGATATTGCTCCAACAATGTTAGTTCAATTAGGACTTGAAGTTCCTACAGAAATGACTGGAGAAAATCTAATAGTAAATAAGTAA
- a CDS encoding VanW family protein — MEKRTGKRANASKNNYNKKKKIMLAIFTLIIAGAAVLIAYSIAIKGIVKEWDDKIYPGVTVQEVNIGGMTKEEAKNKLTETFVTSIENKKLSIKIEDKQYELIYSDINPKYDIDATVEEAYKLGKKDGVLSRYISIKSNNSKSKEVPIKFSYNEEKLKEYEEKLQIAVNQPAKDAAVSIQKNNIVIKPETEGKTVNLDTLDQKLKENINGDINSDNSVSIDLEVTKPKITQEDLSKIKGVMGTFSSNYSTSPEGRCNNIEIATSAINGTIVMPGEIFSFNDVVGPRTAERGYKEAGTYVGNKIEPGIGGGICQVSTTIYRAAMKANLRSIERTNHSMAVGYAQPGLDATVSYGYLDYKFKNTYDFPIYIQGNTSGKVVTYSIYGDPSALNGRTYDMASEILETIPPETKVVDDSSLPVGQEVTEGAGMTGYRARAYQITYENGSEVNREVVSTDTYASVGIVVKKGTQPVDATQQPETTAEPPAAQPTAEPPVAQPTQ, encoded by the coding sequence GTGGAAAAACGCACCGGCAAAAGAGCAAACGCTTCTAAAAACAATTATAATAAAAAGAAGAAAATTATGCTCGCAATATTTACATTAATTATAGCAGGAGCTGCTGTACTAATTGCATACTCAATAGCTATAAAAGGTATAGTTAAGGAGTGGGATGATAAAATATATCCGGGAGTAACTGTACAAGAAGTAAATATTGGAGGAATGACTAAAGAAGAAGCTAAGAATAAGCTTACCGAAACATTTGTAACATCTATAGAAAATAAAAAGTTATCTATTAAAATAGAGGACAAACAATATGAACTTATTTACTCTGATATTAATCCTAAATATGATATAGATGCAACTGTTGAAGAGGCTTATAAACTTGGAAAAAAAGATGGGGTCTTAAGCAGATATATAAGCATAAAGAGTAATAATAGTAAGAGCAAGGAGGTTCCAATCAAATTTTCTTATAATGAAGAAAAATTGAAGGAATACGAGGAAAAACTTCAGATAGCTGTTAATCAACCTGCTAAAGATGCAGCAGTTAGTATACAAAAGAATAATATTGTGATTAAACCAGAGACAGAAGGAAAGACAGTTAATTTAGATACACTAGATCAGAAGTTGAAAGAAAATATAAATGGAGATATTAATTCTGATAATTCAGTATCAATTGATTTAGAAGTAACAAAACCTAAAATAACTCAAGAAGATCTATCCAAGATAAAAGGAGTAATGGGTACTTTTTCATCAAATTATTCCACATCGCCGGAAGGAAGATGTAATAACATAGAAATAGCTACTTCAGCAATAAACGGAACAATAGTTATGCCAGGAGAAATATTTAGTTTTAATGACGTTGTAGGACCTAGAACAGCTGAAAGAGGTTATAAGGAAGCTGGAACATATGTTGGAAATAAAATAGAACCCGGAATTGGTGGTGGAATATGTCAAGTATCGACCACTATTTATAGAGCTGCTATGAAAGCAAACCTAAGGTCTATTGAAAGAACAAATCATTCCATGGCTGTTGGTTATGCACAACCTGGGCTTGATGCCACTGTTTCATATGGATATTTAGATTATAAGTTTAAAAACACATATGATTTTCCTATATATATTCAAGGGAATACGTCAGGTAAAGTAGTGACTTACAGTATATATGGAGATCCTAGTGCTTTAAATGGAAGAACATATGATATGGCAAGTGAAATTCTTGAAACAATACCACCAGAAACAAAAGTGGTAGATGATAGCAGTTTACCAGTAGGACAAGAAGTAACAGAGGGAGCTGGAATGACTGGTTATAGAGCAAGAGCATATCAGATAACTTATGAAAATGGTTCTGAAGTGAATAGAGAAGTAGTATCAACAGATACTTATGCAAGTGTAGGAATAGTAGTCAAAAAAGGAACTCAACCCGTAGATGCGACTCAACAGCCAGAAACAACAGCAGAGCCGCCAGCAGCTCAGCCAACAGCAGAACCACCTGTAGCTCAACCAACACAATAG
- a CDS encoding tRNA (cytidine(34)-2'-O)-methyltransferase: MNLNIVLYEPEIPQNTGNIARTCVLTGSKLHLIKPLGFEINEKQVRRAGLDYWKDLDLEIHDSYEEFLKKYGDKTIYLSTTHGETHFDEISFKEGDFIMFGRESSGVPEEVHNRHIGFRVPMIKSSTRSLNLSNTVAIVAYEALRQIGFPNMK; this comes from the coding sequence TTGAATTTAAATATAGTATTATATGAACCTGAGATACCTCAGAATACTGGAAATATTGCAAGAACTTGTGTTTTAACAGGCAGCAAGTTGCATTTAATAAAACCTCTTGGGTTCGAAATAAATGAAAAGCAAGTGAGAAGAGCAGGTTTAGATTATTGGAAAGATTTAGATCTAGAAATACATGATAGCTATGAAGAATTCTTGAAAAAATATGGTGATAAAACAATATATTTATCCACTACACATGGAGAAACGCATTTTGATGAAATTTCCTTCAAAGAAGGGGATTTTATAATGTTTGGAAGAGAATCTAGTGGAGTTCCTGAAGAGGTGCATAATAGGCATATTGGATTTAGGGTTCCAATGATAAAATCAAGTACTAGAAGTTTAAATTTATCGAATACAGTAGCTATAGTGGCTTATGAAGCTTTAAGGCAGATAGGATTTCCTAATATGAAATAA
- the rpoN gene encoding RNA polymerase factor sigma-54: MNLDYNMKMTQEQRLVLTQNMQQSIKLLQMSLHDLREYIDNEYSENPVLEVNEEISSYDDEQINRDVNIEDKYDHKKLVEELYSDNYKDRSETNYSNEEVSPLNFIEKKVSLKEYLQEQLIEADIDQYMLDICNYIVESLDYRGYLEISTGELAEELNIPEEIVNKALEVVQALEPYGIGARNIKECLLIQSLKLNILDDVIEKIILNHLENIAENKYETVAKDLNINPREAQRYGDLIKKLEPKPSRGFYTGEEVNYIIPDAEIKNVDGEFFILMNESVLPRLMINKTYRDVLRNNQDSETNTYVKEKINQALFLIKSIEQRKNTLYKVLECVVEKQNDFFKFGRQYIKPLTLKEVAEIINLHESTVSRAIKDKYVLTSYGTVKIKDLFASGLSSNNNEDMATSKIKNEIKKIIEEENKSKPLSDQLISSMLVEKNMNISRRTVAKYREELGIKSSSARKRL, from the coding sequence ATGAATTTGGATTATAACATGAAGATGACCCAGGAACAGAGATTAGTACTCACTCAAAATATGCAACAATCCATAAAGCTTTTACAAATGTCTCTTCATGATTTGAGAGAATATATTGACAATGAATATTCGGAAAATCCAGTGTTAGAGGTTAATGAGGAAATAAGCTCATATGATGATGAACAGATAAACAGAGACGTTAATATAGAAGACAAATACGATCATAAAAAATTAGTTGAAGAATTATATTCTGATAATTACAAGGATAGATCAGAAACAAATTATTCTAATGAAGAAGTTTCGCCATTAAATTTCATTGAGAAAAAAGTATCACTAAAAGAATATTTACAAGAGCAGTTGATTGAAGCCGACATAGATCAATATATGTTAGATATATGTAATTATATTGTTGAATCATTGGATTATAGAGGCTATTTGGAAATATCAACAGGAGAACTTGCAGAAGAATTGAATATACCTGAAGAGATAGTTAATAAGGCATTAGAAGTGGTACAGGCGTTGGAACCATATGGAATAGGTGCTAGGAATATCAAGGAATGTCTGCTTATCCAGAGCTTAAAATTAAATATTTTAGATGATGTAATAGAAAAGATAATTTTAAATCATTTAGAAAATATTGCAGAAAATAAATATGAAACTGTGGCAAAGGACCTTAATATAAATCCAAGAGAAGCTCAAAGATATGGTGATTTAATAAAAAAGCTGGAACCTAAACCATCAAGAGGATTTTATACAGGAGAAGAGGTTAATTATATAATTCCTGATGCTGAAATAAAGAATGTTGATGGTGAATTTTTCATTTTGATGAATGAAAGTGTTTTGCCAAGACTTATGATAAATAAAACATATAGAGATGTTTTAAGAAATAATCAAGATTCAGAAACAAACACTTACGTTAAGGAAAAAATTAATCAAGCACTTTTCTTAATTAAGTCAATAGAGCAAAGGAAAAATACATTATATAAGGTGTTAGAATGTGTTGTTGAAAAGCAAAATGATTTCTTTAAGTTTGGAAGACAGTATATAAAACCTTTGACATTAAAAGAAGTTGCAGAAATAATCAATCTTCATGAATCTACTGTAAGTAGAGCAATTAAAGATAAATATGTTTTAACAAGTTATGGAACAGTTAAAATAAAAGATTTATTCGCAAGTGGGTTATCCTCAAATAATAATGAAGATATGGCAACTTCAAAAATAAAAAATGAAATAAAGAAAATAATAGAAGAAGAGAATAAAAGTAAGCCTTTGTCAGATCAACTAATAAGTTCTATGTTAGTAGAAAAAAATATGAATATATCTAGAAGAACTGTCGCAAAATATAGAGAGGAATTAGGTATTAAATCATCTTCTGCAAGGAAGAGATTATAA
- a CDS encoding sugar-binding transcriptional regulator, protein MGHVVTKGVFELQEILELQKKIVPELVNTLEKRYNVLRTIFHNQPIGRRVLADMLNVGERTVRTEIGFLKEQGLIEINTSGMTVTSEGVEIIHKLNDFIHEIKGLSEVEKKIQSSLNLKKVIIVPGDVEENPLVLKDLGKACANYVKDVLKDNSIIALTGGSTLKEVVEAFPRVTNLSQIQVVPARGGMGKKVETQANTLAATLAKKLNGTYKMLHISENLSLDIIGTLLKEEAVKVVIDTIHKADVLIYGIGNAVQMARKRGVPQQEIDNLINNGAVGEAFGCYFNKDSKIISETTAIGIKINEARKIKTHIAVAGGKNKVESIIATEYNDNDGVLVTDEAAAKGILSKLNS, encoded by the coding sequence ATGGGACACGTAGTGACCAAAGGAGTGTTTGAGTTGCAGGAAATATTAGAATTACAAAAGAAGATAGTTCCTGAGCTTGTAAATACATTGGAGAAAAGGTATAACGTACTCAGAACAATCTTTCATAATCAACCTATAGGACGAAGAGTACTCGCTGATATGTTAAATGTTGGTGAAAGAACAGTTAGAACAGAAATAGGTTTTTTAAAAGAACAAGGTTTAATTGAGATAAATACTTCTGGAATGACAGTTACAAGTGAAGGCGTAGAGATTATACACAAACTAAATGATTTCATTCATGAAATAAAAGGTCTTTCAGAAGTTGAAAAGAAAATACAATCTTCTCTTAACTTAAAAAAAGTAATCATAGTCCCAGGAGATGTAGAAGAAAATCCTTTAGTTTTAAAGGATTTAGGAAAAGCATGTGCTAATTATGTTAAAGATGTGCTAAAAGATAATTCTATTATAGCATTAACAGGAGGGAGCACTTTAAAAGAAGTTGTAGAAGCTTTTCCAAGAGTAACAAATTTATCTCAGATACAAGTAGTACCAGCTAGAGGTGGAATGGGGAAAAAGGTTGAAACCCAGGCCAATACGTTAGCAGCCACTTTGGCAAAAAAATTAAATGGTACTTATAAGATGCTTCACATCTCAGAAAATTTGAGTCTAGATATAATAGGCACCTTGCTTAAAGAAGAGGCAGTAAAAGTTGTTATAGATACTATACATAAGGCAGATGTACTAATTTATGGTATAGGTAACGCGGTGCAAATGGCTCGAAAAAGAGGTGTGCCACAGCAAGAAATTGATAATTTGATTAATAATGGAGCTGTTGGAGAAGCATTTGGATGTTATTTTAATAAAGATTCGAAAATAATCTCAGAAACTACCGCAATTGGAATTAAAATTAATGAAGCAAGAAAAATAAAAACACATATTGCAGTAGCAGGTGGGAAAAATAAAGTAGAGTCAATTATTGCAACTGAATATAACGACAATGATGGTGTTTTAGTTACAGATGAGGCAGCAGCCAAAGGAATATTAAGTAAACTAAATAGTTAA
- a CDS encoding DegV family protein produces MEKIKIITDSTADLPKDIYEKYDIEVLPLLINFGEESYLDGVEINTDEVFERIRNENILPTTAQVTPNRFVEIYKKYLAEGYKIISIHMSSVMSGTYQSACIAKEMLESQDIIVVDSQNVTAALGILVLKAVKLRENGYNISEVEEKLNSIRNKVKLSVYFDSLEYLVRGGRISKTAGMVGGMLGIKLILEIKDGIMSVKDKIRGNKKAIKKIISDLENATLDDEVPVILIDVNNIEVKEALRTYMKDNGVNFIECPVGSTVCIHSGPGCCGLVFLNK; encoded by the coding sequence ATGGAAAAGATAAAAATTATAACAGATAGCACTGCTGATCTGCCAAAAGATATATATGAGAAATACGATATAGAAGTTTTGCCATTATTGATAAACTTTGGTGAAGAAAGTTATCTAGATGGCGTTGAGATAAATACGGATGAAGTTTTTGAAAGAATTAGAAATGAAAATATACTTCCAACTACAGCTCAAGTTACTCCGAATAGATTTGTTGAAATATATAAGAAGTACTTAGCGGAAGGATATAAAATTATATCAATTCATATGTCTTCTGTGATGAGTGGAACATACCAATCGGCATGTATTGCTAAGGAAATGCTAGAAAGCCAAGATATAATAGTTGTTGATTCTCAGAATGTAACAGCCGCTTTAGGAATACTTGTATTAAAAGCTGTTAAGCTCAGAGAAAATGGTTATAATATTTCAGAAGTAGAAGAAAAATTAAATAGCATTAGAAATAAAGTTAAGCTTTCAGTTTACTTTGATTCTTTAGAATACCTCGTGAGAGGCGGAAGAATTTCAAAAACTGCTGGCATGGTTGGTGGAATGCTTGGAATAAAATTAATACTTGAAATAAAAGATGGTATAATGTCAGTTAAAGATAAAATTAGAGGAAATAAAAAGGCGATTAAGAAAATTATTAGTGATTTAGAAAACGCGACGTTAGATGATGAAGTGCCTGTAATATTGATTGACGTAAATAATATTGAAGTAAAGGAAGCACTTAGAACATATATGAAGGACAATGGTGTTAACTTTATTGAATGTCCAGTTGGATCAACTGTATGTATACATTCTGGACCTGGCTGCTGTGGATTAGTTTTTTTAAATAAATAA